From the genome of Bacteroides sp. MSB163, one region includes:
- a CDS encoding flavin reductase family protein yields the protein MKPIAIKDLSENFFEVIGKEWMLVTAGNKDHFNTMTASWGGIGFLWNKPVVYVFIRPERYTFEFIEKSEYFTLSFLGEENRAIHKICGSKSGREVDKVKETGLKPVITEKGNILFEQGRLSLECRKLYTDVMKEDCFIDPSVCKQWYGGAHGGLHHIYVAEITGAWMRE from the coding sequence ATGAAACCTATTGCAATTAAAGATCTTTCAGAGAACTTCTTTGAAGTTATCGGTAAAGAATGGATGCTGGTGACAGCAGGTAATAAAGATCATTTCAATACAATGACTGCCAGTTGGGGTGGTATAGGCTTCCTATGGAATAAACCGGTGGTCTATGTCTTTATCCGTCCGGAACGTTATACGTTTGAGTTTATTGAGAAGAGTGAATACTTCACGCTCTCTTTCCTGGGAGAAGAGAACAGAGCTATCCATAAGATATGTGGAAGCAAATCGGGTAGGGAAGTAGACAAGGTGAAAGAGACGGGACTGAAACCGGTTATTACAGAAAAAGGAAATATTCTTTTTGAACAAGGCCGTCTCAGTCTGGAATGCCGTAAGCTTTATACGGATGTAATGAAAGAAGACTGTTTTATCGATCCAAGTGTTTGTAAGCAATGGTATGGTGGTGCCCATGGCGGTTTGCATCATATTTATGTAGCTGAAATTACCGGAGCATGGATGAGGGAATAA
- a CDS encoding helix-hairpin-helix domain-containing protein, whose product MKLLKLGVFLSMLLMTPVLEAQNTSVSLWEENIEQLSMDEEEKNWEDELEELSNRLQEPVNINVTTKRELEQFPFLSDIQIENILAYVYIHGQMQTIYELQLVEEMDKHTIDLLLPFVCVHPIPEKTGFPRLKSLLKYGKQEVLTRLDVPFYTRKGYQKNYLGPAMYHSLRYGYRYGDYLQMGITAEKDAGEPFFALHNEKGYDYYSIYFLLRNLGKLKTLALGNYRLSFGQGLVVSTDFRLGKTYSLSTVDNRSGGIRKHSSTDEYNYFRGAAATVEIIPALQLSGFYSHRSMDGVIEGSEITSIYKTGLHRTKKEADKVNAFILQLMGGNITYEKNNLKVGMTGIYYFFNRSYQPELRTYGKYNLQGNYFHNVGVDYKYRWNRFTLTGEAAMGKQGYSLLNQLKYNILTGYQLLIVHRYYSHDYWAMFARSFGESSTPQNENGWYLAAEASPLAHWKFFASLDLFSFPWWKYRISKPSQGVDGMFQSIYSPKRNLSMYVNYRYKRKERDVAGTDGKVILPTYHHRLRYRLTYSPDHLQLRTTVDYNHFHSQGQEGSQGYQFTQSCSYAFSFPLKISVQGTYFHTDDYDSRIYASEKGLLYTFYTPSFYGQGFRFSACARYDVNKALMLLVKFGQTVYQDRETIGSGNDLIQGNRKADLQMQLRIKF is encoded by the coding sequence ATGAAATTACTCAAGTTGGGAGTTTTTCTAAGTATGCTGTTGATGACTCCTGTACTTGAAGCTCAAAATACAAGTGTGTCCTTGTGGGAAGAGAATATAGAGCAACTCTCTATGGATGAAGAAGAAAAGAACTGGGAAGATGAACTTGAAGAGCTGTCCAATCGCCTGCAGGAACCTGTTAATATCAATGTTACTACTAAACGTGAATTAGAGCAATTTCCTTTTCTTTCGGATATTCAGATTGAAAATATCTTGGCTTATGTGTATATACACGGGCAGATGCAAACCATTTATGAACTGCAATTGGTGGAAGAAATGGATAAGCATACCATCGACCTGCTTCTTCCTTTTGTTTGTGTACATCCTATTCCTGAAAAGACAGGTTTTCCCCGGTTGAAAAGTCTGTTGAAATATGGTAAACAGGAGGTATTAACCCGGCTGGACGTGCCTTTCTATACCCGTAAAGGTTATCAGAAGAATTATCTGGGACCTGCAATGTACCACTCTCTAAGATATGGGTATCGCTACGGAGATTATCTCCAGATGGGAATTACGGCTGAAAAGGATGCAGGAGAACCTTTCTTTGCCCTGCATAATGAAAAAGGATATGATTATTATTCTATCTACTTTCTGCTTCGTAATCTGGGTAAGTTGAAAACGTTGGCATTGGGAAATTACAGATTAAGTTTCGGGCAAGGGCTAGTAGTCAGCACTGATTTCCGTTTAGGGAAAACTTATTCTCTCTCAACGGTGGATAACCGTAGTGGTGGCATCCGGAAGCACAGCTCAACGGATGAATATAATTATTTCAGGGGTGCTGCGGCAACAGTGGAGATTATTCCTGCACTTCAGTTATCTGGTTTTTATTCACATCGTTCTATGGATGGAGTCATAGAAGGGAGTGAAATTACCTCTATTTATAAAACCGGATTGCATCGTACGAAGAAGGAAGCGGATAAAGTAAATGCTTTCATTTTACAGTTGATGGGTGGGAATATCACCTATGAAAAGAACAATCTAAAAGTAGGAATGACAGGCATTTATTACTTTTTCAACCGTAGTTATCAACCGGAGTTAAGAACTTATGGCAAGTATAATTTGCAAGGGAATTACTTTCATAATGTAGGTGTAGATTATAAATATCGCTGGAATCGATTTACTCTGACAGGTGAAGCGGCTATGGGCAAACAAGGTTATTCACTGTTGAACCAATTGAAATATAATATATTAACCGGTTATCAACTGTTGATTGTTCATAGATATTATAGTCATGATTACTGGGCAATGTTTGCACGTTCGTTTGGTGAAAGTAGTACACCGCAAAATGAAAATGGCTGGTATCTGGCTGCCGAAGCATCGCCTTTGGCACATTGGAAATTCTTCGCTTCTCTGGATTTATTTTCTTTTCCCTGGTGGAAATACCGCATCAGTAAACCGTCGCAAGGTGTGGATGGCATGTTCCAGTCAATCTATTCTCCTAAGCGAAATTTATCTATGTATGTTAACTATCGCTATAAGCGAAAAGAGAGAGATGTGGCAGGAACGGATGGAAAAGTTATCCTCCCTACTTATCATCACCGCCTTCGTTACCGCCTGACTTATTCACCGGATCATCTACAGTTACGAACAACGGTGGATTATAATCATTTTCATTCACAGGGGCAGGAGGGAAGCCAGGGATATCAGTTTACACAATCCTGTTCGTATGCTTTTTCTTTTCCGCTGAAGATATCTGTGCAGGGTACTTATTTCCATACGGATGATTACGATTCCCGCATTTATGCTTCCGAAAAAGGTCTGCTTTACACCTTCTATACGCCTTCGTTTTATGGACAAGGATTTCGCTTTTCTGCCTGTGCCCGGTATGATGTGAACAAAGCTCTGATGCTTCTTGTTAAATTCGGGCAAACCGTCTATCAGGACCGTGAAACCATTGGTTCGGGTAACGACCTGATACAAGGAAACAGAAAAGCCGACTTACAAATGCAGCTTCGTATAAAGTTTTAG
- a CDS encoding SulP family inorganic anion transporter — MKAFDFRPKLYTALKNYSKELFMADLMAGIIVGIVALPLAIAFGIASGVSPEKGIITAIIAGFIISMLGGSKVQIGGPTGAFIVIIYGIIQQYGEAGLIVATLMAGVILILLGIFKLGAVIKFIPYPIIVGFTSGIAVTIFTTQIADIFGLNFGGEKVPGDFVGKWMIYFQHFDTINWWNTIVSIVSIAIIAITPKFSKKIPGSLIAIIVVTVAVYLMKTYAGINCIDTIGDRFSIKAELPDAVMPSLNWEAIQDLFPVAITIAVLGAIESLLSATVADGVIGDKHDSNTELIAQGAANLITPLFGGIPATGAIARTMANINNGGKTPVAGMIHAVVLLLILLFLMPLAQYIPMACLAGVLVIVSYNMSGWRTFKALLKNPKSDVTVLLITFFLTVIFDLTIAIEVGLVIACVLFMHRVMETTEISVIKDEINLNEESASKEEEENLSIPKGVEVYEINGPYFFGIATKFEEIMSRLGDRPKVRIIRMRKVPFIDSTGIHNLTNLCQMAQREKTTIVLSGVNEKVHKALEKSGFYELLGEKNICPNINVALERAKELLDE, encoded by the coding sequence ATGAAAGCGTTCGATTTCAGACCAAAGCTATACACAGCTTTGAAAAATTACTCGAAAGAATTATTCATGGCAGACCTGATGGCCGGTATCATAGTAGGTATCGTTGCTCTTCCGCTTGCCATTGCGTTTGGTATTGCATCCGGTGTATCACCCGAGAAAGGTATTATCACGGCAATCATTGCCGGATTCATTATCTCCATGTTGGGAGGTAGCAAAGTACAGATCGGTGGTCCTACAGGAGCTTTTATCGTTATTATTTACGGCATCATCCAACAATATGGAGAAGCAGGACTGATTGTTGCCACGCTGATGGCGGGAGTCATTCTTATTCTGTTAGGGATATTCAAGTTGGGTGCTGTAATCAAATTTATCCCCTATCCTATCATTGTGGGATTTACCAGTGGTATCGCTGTCACTATTTTCACCACCCAGATAGCTGATATCTTCGGACTTAATTTCGGTGGTGAAAAGGTTCCCGGAGATTTTGTCGGGAAATGGATGATCTATTTCCAGCATTTCGATACTATCAACTGGTGGAATACAATTGTCAGCATTGTAAGTATTGCAATTATCGCCATAACCCCGAAATTCTCAAAAAAGATACCGGGATCGTTGATTGCTATTATTGTAGTGACGGTAGCGGTATATCTGATGAAGACTTATGCCGGAATCAACTGTATAGATACTATTGGTGACCGTTTCAGTATCAAAGCGGAACTGCCGGATGCAGTAATGCCTTCACTAAACTGGGAGGCTATTCAGGACTTATTCCCTGTAGCCATTACCATTGCGGTATTAGGAGCCATCGAATCACTGCTTTCCGCTACGGTAGCGGATGGTGTTATCGGTGACAAGCATGATTCCAATACGGAATTGATAGCACAAGGAGCTGCCAATCTAATAACACCCTTGTTTGGTGGTATTCCTGCTACCGGTGCCATTGCACGTACAATGGCCAATATAAATAATGGTGGTAAAACCCCTGTTGCAGGTATGATACATGCAGTGGTGCTCTTGCTTATCCTTCTGTTCCTTATGCCTTTGGCACAATACATTCCGATGGCTTGTCTGGCAGGTGTATTGGTGATTGTCTCTTATAACATGAGTGGCTGGCGCACATTCAAGGCACTACTGAAGAATCCGAAATCAGACGTCACCGTATTGCTGATTACCTTCTTCCTGACAGTTATTTTCGACTTAACCATCGCTATTGAAGTGGGTCTTGTCATAGCTTGTGTACTCTTTATGCATCGTGTGATGGAAACCACTGAAATTTCTGTTATCAAAGATGAGATAAACCTGAATGAAGAATCTGCCAGCAAAGAAGAAGAAGAAAACTTATCCATCCCTAAGGGTGTGGAAGTATATGAAATAAACGGCCCTTACTTCTTTGGTATTGCCACTAAGTTCGAGGAAATCATGTCCAGACTGGGAGACCGTCCCAAAGTGCGCATCATACGTATGAGGAAAGTACCTTTCATCGATTCAACAGGTATTCACAATCTAACCAATCTTTGCCAGATGGCGCAACGGGAGAAGACAACAATCGTACTTTCCGGTGTGAATGAAAAGGTGCACAAAGCATTAGAGAAATCCGGTTTCTATGAACTGCTGGGTGAAAAGAATATCTGCCCGAATATCAATGTGGCATTGGAAAGGGCGAAAGAATTATTGGATGAGTAA
- a CDS encoding hybrid sensor histidine kinase/response regulator transcription factor has protein sequence MKSRLLIFFLFLSIFNIYASDVKFYNINAMYGISMREMASVCKDENGFIWASSKTGILRITESDYRIYQLPYKTANIINVKLAYNNSFLIAYTNNGQFFHYNELYDRFDLFLDLRVSLKNSYLSVGKVIIDDEQALWIPTSGGLCKYKNGMFSQIGEKQTMTQSIAPYDPTHLLVTYQDSIRLLNMNTLEQKSVCEINNAFQISSLFYDNKGEVLWIGTSTDGLFYLDMKKKSLLPFSGFPRQPIGVITESADSTLLVGIDGQGVWELDKDKKKVLNILKEDIDNPFSLHGDGVYDIFCDGKQRVWVATYTGGLSFFDWKSPLINQITHQVNNPNSLGNNNVNKILEDSKGDIWFATNNGISRWRVATNEWDTYYQNKQAQAQVFLALCEDNEGNIWAGSFSSGFYVLDRNTGKELVHYPRNTSDLKSDGKFIMNIYKDSEGDIWIGGIQDVICYLTKEKRFHTYGAQPMRTFMEFSPGKMLLACTYSVLLLDKETGQISFLPECLAQDILVMEDDIWVATSGDGLLHHNYTTRETHKITVESGLPSNYVNSVMYDNGYLWLGTENGLCRYNPADSTVHTFYSTLALSSASFNVNASCKLRNGELMWGTNNGAVMFNPDKLYHTQLNGEIYFQNITISGSSIRENQDLLRGIPVNKQTDISFKYDQNTLTLEVLPIGVSSKEIKFSWKMEGLDAEWSHPSSQQILTYTNIPNGNFRLKVKMYNNSLSQIVDERTLDIHVIPLYWQTWWFRLVIFIIIMSITFFVLNFYINRLKQRHAEDKIRFFTNTAHDLRTSITLINAPIQELNKEKELSDKGHYYLNLATEQSERLSNVATQLLDFQKVDMGKGQLFLVMVDIVNLVYRRKTMFKSTAGKKNVILEFVSNRESYMSAVDELKIEKVVDNLISNAIKYSHTNGKVELTLNCNEYYWSLEVRDYGLGISDNAQKKLFKEFYRGDNKVNSRMVGSGIGLLLVKNYVLMHEGKVSLESKENEGSLFKINIPYKEVVEVAPVEHEEPGNIISADDPSDQSEYKQEDDRSGKKKSILIVDDNKDLRNFLKYSFENQYYILEAGNGNEAWELLQKESPELIISDVMMPDMDGFELCKLIKSTFETSHIPVILLTSLCDKSDQLEGLGLGAEDYITKPFDISLLEQRIKSLMRNREIVREKALKLIKPDNDEQQVILANELNDQFVKKAVEVIHNNMQNLDFDKESFAMEMYVSGSLLYKKIKALTGQSPIEFIKSIRLNRALELLQSHKYTITEVSELCGYSSISYFSTVFKKYFGKSPTEV, from the coding sequence ATGAAATCACGACTGCTTATATTTTTTCTTTTTCTTTCTATTTTTAATATATATGCTTCGGATGTGAAGTTTTATAATATTAATGCAATGTATGGAATTTCCATGCGGGAGATGGCTTCTGTCTGCAAAGATGAGAATGGTTTTATTTGGGCTTCTTCTAAAACAGGTATATTGAGAATTACGGAAAGTGATTATCGCATTTATCAGCTTCCTTATAAAACAGCCAATATCATAAATGTAAAGTTGGCCTATAATAATTCGTTTTTAATAGCATATACGAATAATGGCCAATTCTTTCATTATAATGAACTGTATGACCGGTTTGATTTATTTCTGGATCTTAGGGTTTCATTAAAAAATTCTTATTTAAGTGTAGGCAAAGTCATTATTGATGATGAACAGGCTCTCTGGATTCCTACTTCCGGAGGATTGTGCAAATATAAAAATGGAATGTTTTCCCAAATAGGCGAGAAACAAACTATGACACAGAGTATAGCACCTTATGATCCAACACATTTGCTTGTAACGTATCAGGATAGCATTAGATTGCTGAATATGAATACATTGGAACAAAAAAGTGTATGTGAAATAAATAATGCTTTCCAGATAAGCAGCCTTTTTTATGATAATAAAGGAGAGGTTTTATGGATAGGGACTTCTACTGACGGTCTTTTTTATCTGGACATGAAAAAAAAGTCGTTATTGCCATTTTCCGGTTTTCCAAGGCAGCCTATCGGAGTGATAACGGAAAGTGCTGATTCAACATTATTGGTGGGAATTGACGGGCAGGGAGTATGGGAATTGGATAAGGATAAAAAAAAGGTTCTGAACATTCTGAAAGAAGATATTGATAATCCTTTCTCTCTTCATGGGGATGGAGTTTATGATATATTTTGCGATGGTAAGCAAAGAGTATGGGTCGCTACCTATACGGGTGGACTTTCTTTCTTCGACTGGAAATCTCCCTTAATTAATCAAATTACCCATCAGGTCAATAATCCGAATTCTTTAGGGAATAACAATGTAAACAAGATACTGGAAGATAGCAAAGGAGATATCTGGTTTGCTACGAATAATGGAATAAGCAGGTGGAGAGTCGCCACTAATGAATGGGATACTTATTATCAGAATAAACAGGCACAGGCACAGGTATTTCTGGCATTATGTGAAGATAATGAAGGAAACATCTGGGCAGGGTCGTTCTCATCCGGATTTTATGTTTTAGATCGGAATACCGGAAAAGAATTGGTTCATTATCCACGGAATACATCGGATTTGAAGTCTGATGGTAAATTCATAATGAATATATATAAGGATAGTGAGGGTGATATTTGGATTGGAGGTATCCAAGATGTAATATGTTATTTAACGAAAGAAAAACGTTTTCATACGTATGGTGCACAGCCCATGCGTACGTTTATGGAGTTTTCTCCGGGAAAAATGTTGTTGGCCTGTACTTATTCTGTGCTTTTGTTAGACAAAGAAACAGGGCAAATCTCTTTTTTACCGGAATGCCTTGCACAAGATATTTTAGTAATGGAGGATGATATTTGGGTGGCTACTTCCGGAGACGGATTGCTGCACCATAACTACACGACTCGTGAAACTCATAAAATAACAGTGGAATCCGGATTGCCATCTAATTATGTTAACAGTGTCATGTATGATAATGGGTATTTATGGTTAGGTACGGAAAATGGTTTGTGCCGTTATAATCCTGCCGACAGCACGGTGCATACTTTTTATTCTACTTTAGCTCTTTCCAGTGCTTCGTTCAATGTGAATGCCAGTTGTAAATTACGCAATGGTGAATTAATGTGGGGTACAAATAATGGAGCGGTAATGTTTAATCCCGATAAATTATATCATACCCAGCTCAACGGGGAGATTTATTTCCAGAATATCACTATTTCCGGCAGTTCTATCAGAGAAAATCAGGATTTGTTGCGTGGAATTCCGGTAAATAAGCAAACAGATATTTCATTCAAATATGATCAGAATACTCTGACACTTGAGGTATTGCCTATTGGGGTTTCTTCCAAAGAAATAAAATTTTCATGGAAAATGGAAGGTCTTGATGCTGAGTGGTCGCATCCTTCCAGCCAGCAAATACTTACTTATACCAATATTCCTAATGGAAATTTCCGGCTTAAAGTAAAAATGTACAATAATTCACTTTCTCAGATAGTCGATGAACGTACATTGGATATACACGTTATACCGCTTTACTGGCAGACGTGGTGGTTCCGCCTGGTAATATTCATTATTATAATGAGTATTACATTCTTTGTGCTTAATTTCTATATAAATCGTTTAAAACAGCGTCATGCCGAAGATAAAATTCGTTTTTTCACAAATACCGCTCATGATCTTCGTACATCGATAACGTTGATAAACGCGCCTATTCAGGAATTGAATAAAGAGAAGGAACTATCAGATAAAGGACATTATTATCTGAATCTGGCTACGGAACAGTCTGAACGTTTATCTAATGTTGCGACCCAACTCCTGGATTTTCAGAAAGTGGATATGGGGAAAGGACAACTGTTTCTGGTAATGGTTGATATTGTTAATTTGGTGTACAGGCGGAAAACAATGTTCAAGTCTACGGCGGGAAAAAAGAATGTTATATTGGAGTTTGTCTCTAACAGGGAATCTTATATGTCAGCTGTTGATGAATTGAAAATAGAGAAAGTCGTTGATAACTTGATATCTAATGCAATCAAATATTCCCATACGAATGGTAAAGTGGAGCTTACATTGAATTGCAATGAGTACTATTGGAGCTTGGAGGTAAGAGATTATGGATTGGGTATCTCGGATAATGCTCAGAAGAAGCTGTTCAAAGAGTTTTATAGGGGAGATAATAAGGTTAATTCACGCATGGTAGGTTCCGGGATAGGCCTGTTGTTGGTGAAGAATTACGTTTTGATGCATGAGGGAAAAGTCTCACTTGAAAGTAAGGAGAATGAAGGTTCTTTATTCAAAATAAACATCCCTTATAAAGAAGTGGTTGAGGTTGCACCTGTTGAACATGAAGAACCGGGCAATATCATATCTGCCGATGATCCGTCTGATCAGTCGGAATATAAACAGGAAGATGATAGATCCGGAAAGAAGAAATCTATATTAATCGTGGACGATAATAAGGATTTGCGGAACTTCCTGAAGTATTCTTTTGAAAATCAATATTACATTTTAGAAGCTGGCAATGGTAATGAAGCATGGGAATTGCTTCAGAAAGAATCTCCTGAATTGATTATTTCAGATGTGATGATGCCTGATATGGATGGGTTTGAGTTATGTAAATTGATCAAATCTACTTTTGAAACTTCGCATATTCCGGTAATCCTGTTAACTTCACTTTGTGATAAAAGTGACCAATTGGAAGGTTTAGGTCTGGGGGCAGAAGATTATATCACAAAGCCTTTTGATATATCACTTTTGGAGCAACGGATAAAGTCCCTTATGCGAAACAGGGAAATCGTCAGAGAGAAAGCTTTGAAATTGATAAAGCCGGATAATGATGAGCAACAGGTTATTCTGGCGAATGAGCTTAATGATCAGTTTGTGAAAAAAGCCGTGGAAGTGATTCATAATAATATGCAAAATCTGGATTTTGACAAAGAAAGTTTTGCTATGGAAATGTATGTGAGCGGTTCCCTGTTATATAAAAAAATAAAAGCATTGACAGGCCAATCACCTATTGAGTTTATTAAATCCATTCGTTTAAACCGGGCTTTAGAATTACTCCAATCTCATAAATACACCATCACGGAAGTTAGCGAACTTTGTGGTTATTCCAGTATCAGTTACTTTAGTACGGTATTTAAGAAATATTTTGGAAAGTCTCCTACAGAGGTGTGA
- a CDS encoding radical SAM protein → MTVIYPSPIFGPVHSRRLGVSLGINLLPEDGKVCSFDCIYCECGFNADHRPKKALPTREEVRNALEARLQDMQQNGPQPDVLTFAGNGEPTAHPHFPEIIEDTLMLRDKYFPNAKVSVLSNSTFIHRPAVFDALNKIDNNILKLDTVDEDYIHTVDRPAGHYSVGGIVEYMKAFQGNCIIQTMFMKGSYQGKDVDNTSDKYVLPWLEVVKEIKPRQVMIYTIDRETPDHDLCKATHEELDRIAALIKEEGIPVSVSY, encoded by the coding sequence ATGACTGTTATCTATCCGTCTCCCATCTTCGGTCCTGTTCATTCCCGCCGTTTGGGAGTATCCTTAGGGATTAACTTATTGCCGGAAGATGGTAAGGTGTGTTCGTTCGACTGCATTTATTGTGAATGCGGTTTCAATGCAGACCATCGTCCCAAGAAGGCATTGCCTACCCGCGAAGAGGTACGCAATGCCCTTGAAGCCAGATTGCAGGATATGCAACAGAATGGCCCTCAACCGGATGTATTGACTTTTGCCGGAAACGGTGAACCTACAGCTCATCCGCATTTCCCTGAAATCATAGAAGATACGTTGATGCTTCGTGATAAGTATTTCCCGAATGCCAAAGTCAGTGTATTGAGTAATTCCACCTTTATTCACCGCCCTGCAGTGTTTGATGCGCTGAACAAGATAGATAACAACATACTGAAACTCGATACGGTAGATGAGGATTATATTCATACTGTGGATCGTCCTGCAGGGCATTATTCTGTGGGTGGAATCGTAGAATATATGAAAGCTTTTCAAGGCAACTGTATTATTCAGACTATGTTCATGAAAGGCAGTTATCAGGGAAAAGATGTGGATAATACTTCGGATAAGTACGTTCTTCCGTGGCTGGAAGTTGTGAAAGAGATAAAGCCCCGTCAGGTGATGATTTATACCATTGATCGTGAAACGCCTGACCATGATCTTTGTAAGGCTACTCATGAGGAACTGGACCGCATTGCTGCTTTAATTAAGGAAGAAGGTATTCCGGTTAGTGTTTCTTATTAA
- a CDS encoding DUF4294 domain-containing protein has protein sequence MNARLNIFIIVVFLLFGTSLCQAQETKTEGYLVPMCVYEGDTIPYIKIPTVYIFKPLKFKNKKQLNEYNQLVYNVKKVLPISKEINRAVIETYEYMMTLPDEKSRQKHMKAVEKSLKEQYTPRMKKLSFSQGKLLIKLVDRQTNSTGYELVKAFMGPFKAGFYQTFAALFGASLKKQYDPTGDDALTERVILLVESGQL, from the coding sequence ATGAACGCACGACTGAACATATTCATCATCGTAGTCTTCCTTCTGTTCGGGACTTCCTTATGCCAGGCACAGGAAACGAAAACCGAAGGATACTTGGTTCCTATGTGCGTTTACGAAGGAGACACTATCCCGTATATAAAGATACCCACCGTTTATATCTTCAAACCTCTCAAATTCAAAAACAAAAAGCAATTGAATGAATATAACCAACTGGTATATAACGTAAAGAAAGTATTGCCTATCTCCAAAGAAATCAACCGTGCAGTTATTGAAACTTACGAATATATGATGACTTTGCCTGATGAGAAGAGCCGTCAGAAGCACATGAAAGCAGTAGAAAAAAGCCTGAAAGAACAATATACTCCACGCATGAAAAAGCTTTCTTTCTCTCAAGGAAAGTTATTAATCAAGTTAGTGGATCGCCAAACCAATTCCACGGGTTACGAACTGGTAAAAGCCTTCATGGGACCTTTTAAAGCAGGTTTCTATCAGACTTTCGCCGCACTGTTCGGTGCCAGTCTGAAAAAACAATATGATCCTACAGGAGATGATGCGCTTACCGAACGGGTTATTCTGTTGGTAGAAAGCGGACAACTCTAA
- a CDS encoding ATP-binding protein: protein MDDKWSALEKYNLWNGNSYKLGLLRTSYINKIHAFVGNKLVKVLIGQRRSGKSYILRQIASGLISDLGVHPNNILYINKEYLEFDFIDNYQELEKLYQLYREKLNPQGKVYLFFDEIQNVDGWERFVNSHSQDFVEECELFISGSNSKMLSSELATLLSGRYVEFHIFPYNYMEYIQVTDTVAGRSSYLSYLQRGGLPELYNLPDTESQKQYVASVKDTILLRDIVKRKPIRDVRLLDDVFIYLLNNTSNLFSIQNVINFFKSKNRKVSYDTLSNYLSYIEEAFLAYKTERYNIKGKEVLAGNCKYYLNDLAFKNFLYPGFAYGVGYLLENAVYIELRRFGFQVYVGTIRDKEVDFVAMKDDRIIYIQVAYMMETEETMEREYASLLSIADSYEKYVVSMDEVQLPSREGIRHVQAWNLSEILK from the coding sequence ATGGACGATAAATGGAGTGCACTGGAAAAGTATAATCTTTGGAATGGAAATTCCTATAAATTAGGGTTACTACGTACATCTTACATTAATAAGATTCATGCTTTTGTAGGAAATAAATTAGTAAAGGTACTTATAGGTCAACGTCGTTCCGGGAAAAGCTATATTCTAAGGCAAATAGCTTCCGGTTTGATTTCTGACTTAGGTGTTCATCCTAATAATATTCTGTATATCAATAAGGAATATTTGGAATTTGATTTCATAGACAATTATCAGGAGTTAGAAAAACTATATCAACTTTATCGTGAAAAACTTAATCCTCAGGGAAAGGTTTATTTATTCTTCGATGAAATACAGAATGTGGATGGTTGGGAGCGGTTTGTCAATTCTCATTCTCAGGATTTTGTGGAAGAATGTGAGTTGTTTATCAGCGGTTCAAACTCAAAGATGCTTTCCAGTGAACTGGCTACTTTGCTTTCCGGTCGTTACGTTGAGTTTCATATTTTCCCATATAATTATATGGAATATATTCAAGTGACGGATACAGTGGCAGGACGTTCCTCTTATTTATCTTATTTACAACGTGGAGGGCTACCGGAATTGTATAATTTGCCTGATACGGAATCTCAGAAGCAATATGTTGCTTCGGTCAAAGATACCATATTATTGCGTGATATAGTGAAACGTAAACCCATTCGTGATGTCAGACTTCTGGATGATGTTTTTATTTATTTGTTGAATAATACATCCAATTTGTTTTCGATTCAGAATGTAATAAATTTCTTTAAATCGAAGAACCGTAAAGTATCATACGATACGTTATCGAATTACTTAAGTTATATAGAAGAAGCCTTTTTGGCTTATAAAACAGAGCGTTACAACATTAAAGGAAAAGAAGTTCTGGCGGGTAATTGCAAATATTATCTGAATGATTTGGCATTTAAGAACTTTTTATATCCGGGCTTTGCATATGGTGTAGGATATTTGTTGGAAAATGCGGTATATATCGAGCTTCGCAGGTTTGGTTTTCAAGTTTATGTGGGCACTATTCGTGATAAAGAGGTCGATTTTGTGGCTATGAAAGACGACCGTATTATTTATATTCAGGTTGCTTACATGATGGAAACGGAAGAAACAATGGAGCGTGAATATGCTTCTTTATTATCAATTGCTGATAGTTATGAGAAGTATGTTGTTTCAATGGACGAAGTTCAATTGCCTTCAAGAGAAGGTATACGTCATGTACAAGCATGGAATTTATCAGAAATATTAAAGTGA